The following is a genomic window from Pseudomonas sp. FP2335.
TCGGGGCTCAGGCGCGTGAAGCCGGTGCCGATGTCGAGTTGTTCGAGGGTTTCGTCAGCGGCCCAGGCGCTGATCTTTTCGAACCAGGGCTCGAAGTACCGCGCCTGCATCTTGCGGCCGTCGACGGCTTTGGCGGCCACGGCTTGCAGGCAGATGTCACGCAGTTCGATGGCCCATTGCTGCCACGGTGCCTTGAGCTCGATCAGTGCTTCGCGGCGTTCCTGCAGGCAGGCGTTGATCAGTTCGGCAGGGTCGCGGCTTTCACCGCTGGGGCGTTCGCTGCCAAACAATGCGCGCACCCGCGGCATCAGCGCGGCGGGGCCACCCCAGTGGGTGCGGACCCAGTTGAGCGCATCGTCGTGCATCGGGTAGCAGAACAGTCGCCAGTAATCGCGCAGGACTTCGCCAAGCAAGTCGCTGTGGTCGGTTTCCAGGGTTTGAGTGAACAGGCTGCCGCTGTCGAACGCGTGCTCGCGCAGCATGCGCTGGCACCAACTGTGGATCGTCGAAACTGCGGCTTCGTCCATCCATTGCGCGGCGATGTCCAGGCGGTTGGCGCAGGCGGGCCACTGTTCGGGCAAGTATTGGTTGCGCAGGTCGGCGATCAGCGCATCGGGTTGCTGGATTTCGTCGCGAAAGTAGCGCGCGGCTTCGGCCAGGCGGATGCGGATACGCTCGCGCAGCTCCTTGGTGGCGGCGTCGGTAAAGGTTACGACGAGGATTTGCGGTGGCAGCAGTTCGCGGCCAAACCCGGACTCTTCGCCACCGTGCCCCAGTACAAGACGCAGGTATAAGGCAGAAATGGTGAAGGTCTTGCCGGTGCCGGCGCTGGCCTCGATCAGTTGGCTGCCTTTGAGCGGAAAGGCCAGGGCCAAGGGTTTGCTGCTCATGCGCTGGCCTCCTCGCTGGTCAGTGATCGCCATGCTGCGTTCATCAGCGGGCGATACAGGGTTTCGCAGCAGCCTTCGAATTCGGCGCTGGCGATGAGTGTCGCGTAGTCGGGGAATTGGCGGGTAAGCGCAGGGCTTTCGCGGCGCTCGCCGTCGGTGTTCACGCCGTCACCTTCGTAGGCTTTGCTGGCTGCGGCGTCGGCTTTGGCCGGGTCGGTTTGGCCGAGCCAGGCGAAGGCGGTCTTGACGGCCACGGGGAGCGGCTGTTGCATCCCGCGATGCCAGGCCTGGAGCAGCTTGCGCAGGATGTCCTGGGCGGTGGATTTCTCCAGAGGGGCCAGCAGCAGGGTGTCGTCGCTGGCGACCAGGCCGGTACTTAACGAAAGGCCACAGGCGCACGCGACCACGTGGTTGACCCAGGGGCGGATCAGCCGATGCCACTTGCGAGTCTTGATCGAACCGATGCTGTTGGGAATAGTGGTCACGCTAAGCAATCCGCCATCACTGCGCCGGTGCAGGCCGCTGATCCAGCCTTCCAGCTGAATGCCTTGATGCTCAAAACTGATCGGTTCAGCACCGGTGTGTGGCGTGGGCCAGAGAGCCAGCAGTTGTTGGTAACGTTGCAGCAGGTCGGGCAACGGCTCGATCAATTCATTGCGCAGGCATTCGCCAAAACCGACCATGGGCAGCAGGCCACTCCCTTGCAGGCGCAGGGCTTGGGCGTTGAGGGCCTGGTCAGGATGATCGGGCTCGGCCAGTGCCGCGTTTAACAAACTGTCGCTGAGGCTGTAGCGTTGCAGGGCGTCGAGAACGAAGGGTTCTTCATCGGCCAGAGGCACTTCAGCGGCCTCGAAGAACACTTTCAGACGCTGGCTGAAGAAATGTTTGACCGGGTTGCGCAGGAAGTCTTGTAACTGGCCGAGGCTCAGGGGTTCTTCTTGGTGATGCTCCGGCAATTGCTCTGCTTTGGCTTCGACATCAGATGCTTCGTGCAGCAGCTGCCATTCGCGAGCGTAGCTGAACAGCGCATCGCCTTCGTGGAAGTAGCGGGCGCTGAAGGGTTGCAGCGGGTGTTCCTGGGTCATTGCCTCAAGCAGCGGTTCGGCGCTGTGGGCGTGGTGCCAGCCGCTGGCGAGGTGGTCGCGCAACTGGCCGATCAGCACCGAGGCCGGGCGCTCGCTGTTGTCGCGGATGCTGCGGCCGACCCAACTGATGTAAAGCTGGTCGCGCGCCGAGAGCAGGGCTTCGAGCAGCAGGTAACGGTCGTCTTCGCGGCGTGAACGATCGCCGGGACGGTAGTCGCTGCCCATCAGGTCAAAGTCCAGCGGCGGCTGGGCGCGCGGGTAGTCGCCATCGTTCATGCCGAGCAGGCAGACAAGTTTGAATGGGATCGCTCGCATGGGCATCAGTGTACAAAAATTGACAGCTCCAGCGAGGAAGCGTTGGGACAGGCGACCTTGGTCCAAGCCAGCGAGCCAAGCCTCACGGACTACGGTGAGCGGTAACTCGTCCTGTAGGCCTACGGACTCGCAGGTTTCCAGCCAGGTTTCGCGCAGCTGTTCGAGTTGGCCCAGTAAGTAGTCGTCGTGCTCGCTGCTAGGCAGGAAGAACAGTTGCATCAGGCGTTGCAAGCGCTCGCCCCAGACCTGGGGAGTTGCCGACTCGGACAGGGTTTTATGCGCGTCATTGAGGGCGTCGAGCAAGGCGACCAATGGGCCGATGAGGGCGGCATCCAGGCCGCCGATTTCGTCGTAGGGTTCGATGCCTTCGCAGGACGCGCCGCTGCCTACGGCGTAACCAAGCAACATCCGACGTAGGCCGAATCGCCAGCTGTTTTGTTCCAGTTCTTGTGGCAGCCCCAGCCCTGCGCGTTGCTGCGCATCAAGCCCCCAACGAATTCCGGCGCCTTCGATCCAGCGGTGCAGCGTGGGTAGGTCGCGCTCCTTGATGGCGAAGCGTTCGCGCAGGGCGGGCACATCGAGCAGGTCGAGGATTTCGCTGACAGGGAAGCGGCTGTCGGGGAGTTTGAGCAGGTGTTCGACGGCGATCAGCAAGGGATCGCGGCCGCGTTGGCCCTGGTCTGTCAGGGTGAAGGGGATGAAGCGTGGGTCGTTGCGTTCCAGCTGGCCGAACACGGCGCGGATGTGCGGCGCATAGCTGTCGACGTCGGGGACCATGACGATGATGTCTCGCGGGCGCAATGCGGGGTCGGCGCTGAAGCGTTGGAGCAGTTGGTCGTGGAGGATCTCCACTTCGCGCTGGGCACTGTGGGCGACGTGGAAGCGGATTGAGGTGTCACGCTCCAGGTCGACAGCGGGCCAGCGTTCGCGGGTTTCGTTGAGTGGGCGCAGTTCGAGGATGTCGTCCTGGAGTTGGTTGAGCAGCGTGGTGGGTTCGCTGTCGCTGAACAGGTCGATGCGACCGTCGCGGAATGCGGCGCGGTAGCTGTTGGGATCGTCGTAGCTGTCGAGCAGGCTGATGTAGTCGCGGCCTTGCTTGCCCCAAGCGGCGAGCAGCGGGTGGGCGTGCTGGTGCAGGGTTTGCGGGTCGATGGTGAGCGGCATGCCGGCTTTGCGTGCTTGGCGCTTGTATTCGTTACGCAGCAAGTCTTTGTCGGCAACGATGTCGGACCAGTGGTGACGGCAAGGGTTGTGCACACAGAGCAGGACTTGGCTGAAACGCGCGAGGCCGGCGAGTGCTTCCAGTGCTTGGGCGGGCAGCGATGAAATCCCAAACACGATCACCCGCGAAGGTAGGCCTGGGGGGGCCGTTTCAAGGGTATTGATGCGCTCGATGAAACGCTGGTGAACGCCGGCACGGCTTTCGGCCATGCCCTCTGCGCCGACATCCAGCAATAGCGCACGCCATAGTTCGGCTTGCCAGCAGTTGGCAGGGTCGAGGGGTTTTGACTCGCCTCGGCCGTTGCGTAATTGGTGGCTGCCTGCGGCCCAGTCCTCAAGCCAGTCGGCGCGGTAAACCTGATATTGGTCGAACAGGTCGGCCAGGCGCTCGGCGAGTTGGTAGCGTTTGCGTAGGTCGGTGTCGTGGGTGAGGAAGCGTTGCAGCGGCTCGAAGTAGGGTTGATCGATGAGTTCCGGGAGCAGGCGCATGAGGCGCCAGGTCAGTGGGGCTTTGTCGAGCAGAGACTTGAGCGGGATTTCGTCACGGCCGAGGACCATGCGGTAGAGCTGCCACATGAAACTGCCGGGGAGTTGCACGTCAATTGCTGCAGCAATACCACAACCGCCCATGTCGTCATCTTCCGGGTCTTCGGCCAAGGCCAACTTGAGCCATTGGGCGATACCGTTGCTTTGTACCAAGGCGATCTCGTTTTCAAGCGGCGCCAGGGGATAGCGACGCATCCAGCTGACGACCAGGCTACGCAGTTCATCCAGGCGGTTGCCATGAACCACCATGAATCCAGCACTGAGAGACGTCGCATCCGGCATAACGGCTTCCTTGGGAAAAGCAAAATCGAGGCGTGGACTTTAGCATTGAAGGCCATTGCAATGGCCCTCTTCGCACTTTTCGACCGCCCAAAACAAAACCCCTGTTTGCGTTAGCAAACAGGGGTTTTGGAATTTAATCTTGACGATGACCTACTCTCACATGGGGAAACCCCACACTACCATCGGCGATGCATCGTTTCACTGCTGAGTTCGGGATGGGATCAGGTGGTTCCAATGCTCTATGGTCGTCAAGAAATTCGGGTACTGAGTCGTGGCGTATGCCCCGCTTCAGCAAATTGGGTATGTGATAGCTTTCGGTGTTTTGTGAGCGTCGAACTTTCGGTTCATTTCGTCTTCACACACCGCAATCTGGCCTTTCGACGCAAATTGCTTGGGTGTTATATGGTCAAGCCTCACGGGCAATTAGTATTGGTTAGCTCAACGCCTCACAGCGCTTACACACCCAACCTATCAACGTCGTAGTCTTCGACGGCCCTTCAGGGAACTCAAGGTTCCAGTGAGATCTCATCTTGAGGCTAGTTTCCCGCTTAGATGCTTTCAGCGGTTATCTATTCCGAACATAGCTACCCGGCAATGCCACTGGCGTGACAACCGGAACACCAGAGGTTCGTCCACTCCGGTCCTCTCGTACTAGGAGCAGCCCCTCTCAAATCTCAAACGTCCACGGCAGATAGGGACCGAACTGTCTCACGACGTTCTAAACCCAGCTCGCGTACCACTTTAAATGGCGAACAGCCATACCCTTGGGACCGGCTTCAGCCCCAGGATGTGATGAGCCGACATCGAGGTGCCAAACACCGCCGTCGATATGAACTCTTGGGCGGTATCAGCCTGTTATCCCCGGAGTACCTTTTATCCGTTGAGCGATGGCCCTTCCATACAGAACCACCGGATCACTAAGACCTACTTTCGTACCTGCTCGACGTGTCTGTCTCGCAGTCAAGCGCGCTTTTGCCTTTATACTCTACGACCGATTTCCGACCGGTCTGAGCGCACCTTCGTACTCCTCCGTTACTCTTTAGGAGGAGACCGCCCCAGTCAAACTACCCACCATACACTGTCCTCGATCCGGATAACGGACCTGAGTTAGAACCTCAAAGTTGCCAGGGTGGTATTTCAAGGATGGCTCCACGCGAACTGGCGTCCACGCTTCAAAGCCTCCCACCTATCCTACACAAGCAAATTCAAAGTCCAGTGCAAAGCTATAGTAAAGGTTCACGGGGTCTTTCCGTCTAGCCGCGGATACACTGCATCTTCACAGCGATTTCAATTTCACTGAGTCTCGGGTGGAGACAGCGCCGCCATCGTTACGCCATTCGTGCAGGTCGGAACTTACCCGACAAGGAATTTCGCTACCTTAGGACCGTTATAGTTACGGCCGCCGTTTACCGGGGCTTCGATCAAGAGCTTCGCGTTAGCTAACCCCATCAATTAACCTTCCGGCACCGGGCAGGCGTCACACCCTATACGTCCACTTTCGTGTTTGCAGAGTGCTGTGTTTTTAATAAACAGTCGCAGCGGCCTGGTATCTTCGACCGGCATGAGCTTACGGAGCAAGTCCTTCACCCTCACCGGCGCACCTTCTCCCGAAGTTACGGTGCCATTTTGCCTAGTTCCTTCACCCGAGTTCTCTCAAGCGCCTTGGTATTCTCTACCCAACCACCTGTGTCGGTTTGGGGTACGGTTCCTGGTTACCTGAAGCTTAGAAGCTTTTCTTGGAAGCATGGCATCAACCACTTCGTTACCTAAAAGGTAACTCGTCATCAGCTCTCGGCCTTAAGATCCCGGATTTACCTAAGATCTCAGCCTACCACCTTAAACTTGGACAACCAACGCCAAGCTGGCCTAGCCTTCTCCGTCCCTCCATCGCAATAACCAGAAGTACAGGAATATTAACCTGTTTTCCATCGACTACGCTTTTCAGCCTCGCCTTAGGGACCGACTAACCCTGCGTCGATTAACGTTGCGCAGGAAACCTTGGTCTTTCGGCGTGGGTGTTTTTCACACCCATTGTCGTTACTCATGTCAGCATTCGCACTTCTGATACCTCCAGCAAGCTTCTCAACTCACCTTCACAGGCTTACAGAACGCTCCTCTACCGCATCACTTACGTGATACCCGTAGCTTCGGTGTATGGTTTGAGCCCCGTTACATCTTCCGCGCAGGCCGACTCGACTAGTGAGCTATTACGCTTTCTTTAAAGGGTGGCTGCTTCTAAGCCAACCTCCTAGCTGTCTAAGCCTTCCCACATCGTTTCCCACTTAACCATAACTTTGGGACCTTAGCTGACGGTCTGGGTTGTTTCCCTTTTCACGACGGACGTTAGCACCCGCCGTGTGTCTCCCATGCTCGGCACTTGTAGGTATTCGGAGTTTGCATCGGTTTGGTAAGTCGGGATGACCCCCTAGCCGAAACAGTGCTCTACCCCCTACAGTGATACATGAGGCGCTACCTAAATAGCTTTCGAGGAGAACCAGCTATCTCCGAGCTTGATTAGCCTTTCACTCCGATCCACAGGTCATCCGCTAACTTTTCAACGGTAGTCGGTTCGGTCCTCCAGTTAGTGTTACCCAACCTTCAACCTGCCCATGGATAGATCGCCCGGTTTCGGGTCTATTCCCAGCGACTAGACGCCCTATTAAGACTCGCTTTCGCTACGCCTCCCCTATTCGGTTAAGCTCGCCACTGAAAATAAGTCGCTGACCCATTATACAAAAGGTACGCAGTCACAGAACAAAGTCTGCTCCCACTGCTTGTACGCATACGGTTTCAGGATCTATTTCACTCCCCTCTCCGGGGTTCTTTTCGCCTTTCCCTCACGGTACTAGTTCACTATCGGTCAGTCAGTAGTATTTAGCCTTGGAGGATGGTCCCCCCATATTCAGACAAAGTTTCTCGTGCTCCGTCCTACTCGATTTCATGACTAAGAGATTTTCGCGTACAGGGCTATCACCCACTATGGCCGCACTTTCCAGAGCGTTCCGCTAATCTCAAAGCCACTTAAGGGCTAGTCCCCGTTAGCTCGCCACTACTAAGGGAATCTCGGTTGATTTCTTTTCCTCAGGGTACTTAGATGTTTCAGTTCCCCTGGTTCGCTTCTTGCACCTATGTATTCAGTACAAGATAACCATCTTATGATGGCTGGGTTCCCCCATTCAGACATCTCCGGATCAAAGTCTGTTTGCCGACTCCCCGAAGCTTTTCGCAGGCTACCACGTCTTTCATCGCCTCTGACTGCCAAGGCATCCACCGTATGCGCTTCTTCACTTGACCATATAACCCCAAGCAATCTGGTTATACTGTGAAGACAACATTCGCCGAAAATTCGAATTTCTCAACTAAGAGAACTCACAAATTTTACCTTAGCCTGATCCGTTACCAGTGAAAGTAACGTTCAGTCTATCTTTCTATCACATACCCAAATTTTTAAAGAACGATCTAATCAAAGACTAGAAATCAACATTCACCATCGTCACGATGGAATGCTCATTTCTAAGCTTTCAACAAACAGAAGCAGTAGTGGTGGAGCCAAACGGGATCGAACCGTTGACCTCCTGCGTGCAAGGCAGGCGCTCTCCCAGCTGAGCTATGGCCCCGTATTTCTACAGGCGTTTCCCACACAAAATTGGTGGGTCTGGGCAGATTCGAACTGCCGACCTCACCCTTATCAGGGGTGCGCTCTAACCAACTGAGCTACAGACCCAATTTCGGGCTGCTTCTTTATCGTCTTCTTCAATGAATCAAGCAATTCGTGTGGGAACTTATGGAGCAGCTGATGTCGTCGATTAAGGAGGTGATCCAGCCGCAGGTTCCCCTACGGCTACCTTGTTACGACTTCACCCCAGTCATGAATCACACCGTGGTAACCGTCCTCCCGAAGGTTAGACTAGCTACTTCTGGTGCAACCCACTCCCATGGTGTGACGGGCGGTGTGTACAAGGCCCGGGAACGTATTCACCGCGACATTCTGATTCGCGATTACTAGCGATTCCGACTTCACGCAGTCGAGTTGCAGACTGCGATCCGGACTACGATCGGTTTTATGGGATTAGCTCCACCTCGCGGCTTGGCAACCCTCTGTACCGACCATTGTAGCACGTGTGTAGCCCAGGCCGTAAGGGCCATGATGACTTGACGTCATCCCCACCTTCCTCCGGTTTGTCACCGGCAGTCTCCTTAGAGTGCCCACCATTACGTGCTGGTAACTAAGGACAAGGGTTGCGCTCGTTACGGGACTTAACCCAACATCTCACGACACGAGCTGACGACAGCCATGCAGCACCTGTCTCAATGTTCCCGAAGGCACCAATCCATCTCTGGAAAGTTCATTGGATGTCAAGGCCTGGTAAGGTTCTTCGCGTTGCTTCGAATTAAACCACATGCTCCACCGCTTGTGCGGGCCCCCGTCAATTCATTTGAGTTTTAACCTTGCGGCCGTACTCCCCAGGCGGTCAACTTAATGCGTTAGCTGCGCCACTAAAAGCTCAAGGCTTCCAACGGCTAGTTGACATCGTTTACGGCGTGGACTACCAGGGTATCTAATCCTGTTTGCTCCCCACGCTTTCGCACCTCAGTGTCAGTATTAGTCCAGGTGGTCGCCTTCGCCACTGGTGTTCCTTCCTATATCTACGCATTTCACCGCTACACAGGAAATTCCACCACCCTCTACCATACTCTAGTCAGTCAGTTTTGAATGCAGTTCCCAGGTTGAGCCCGGGGATTTCACATCCAACTTAACAAACCACCTACGCGCGCTTTACGCCCAGTAATTCCGATTAACGCTTGCACCCTCTGTATTACCGCGGCTGCTGGCACAGAGTTAGCCGGTGCTTATTCTGTCGGTAACGTCAAAACAGATACGTATTAGGTAACTGCCCTTCCTCCCAACTTAAAGTGCTTTACAATCCGAAGACCTTCTTCACACACGCGGCATGGCTGGATCAGGCTTTCGCCCATTGTCCAATATTCCCCACTGCTGCCTCCCGTAGGAGTCTGGACCGTGTCTCAGTTCCAGTGTGACTGATCATCCTCTCAGACCAGTTACGGATCGTCGCCTTGGTGAGCCATTACCCCACCAACTAGCTAATCCGACCTAGGCTCATCTGATAGCGCAAGGCCCGAAGGTCCCCTGCTTTCTCCCGTAGGACGTATGCGGTATTAGCGTCCGTTTCCGAACGTTATCCCCCACTACCAGGCAGATTCCTAGGCATTACTCACCCGTCCGCCGCTCTCAAGAGAAGCAAGCTTCTCTCTACCGCTCGACTTGCATGTGTTAGGCCTGCCGCCAGCGTTCAATCTGAGCCATGATCAAACTCTTCAGTTCAAACATCTTTGGGTTTTTAAGAAACCCTAAACTTGGCTCAGCAATCGTTGGTTACATCTTTGATTTCTCGCGGAGTAACTTGTGATGCTGATAATCTTGTTGACTATCAGTCTGACTCCACAAGCACCCACACGAATTGCTTGATTCAGTTGTTAAAGAGCGGTTGGTTAAGATCTTTCGTCTCAACCGAGGCGCGCATTCTACAGCAGCCTCACTTGCTGTCAAGTGATTATTTTCAGAAGCTTTCGAAGATTTCTTCAACAACTTCAACCACTTGCGCTTACGATCTCTCGTTAGCGGGAGGCGAATTCTACAGCGTTACACGCTGCTGTCAACACCTCTTTTTCAACTTCCTGAGCGCTTCGATGAACTGAAGCGACCTGCTGCCGAAAAACTGCGTAACCCATTGTTTATCAATGAGTTTTCCGTTTCGACTGCGCCGGAAGTGGGGCGAATTATAGACAGTTACAATTCGCCGTCAACCTTTAATTACGCTTTTGTTGCAGAAGGTGCCTTTTTGGCAATAAGGCGAGGGATTCGGCGCATCACCGGTGGTATCCGCAGGGCCAAAAGCAACACACCTATAGATGCATAGACCGCCCACTCCTTGAGATCAGCCCGCACTATCCACAACATATGCAGCAAGCCGAGCCCAAGAATCACGTAAACCAGGCGATGCAATTTCTTCCACCGACTCCCCAAACGTCGCTGGCTATAGCGATTTGAGGTCACCGCCAACACCAAAAGCGACAAGAAGCCCAGCGCCCCCACAATAATATAAGGCCGCTTGCGCAACTCCACACCCAACTGCGACCAATCGAGCCCAAGGACAAACACGCAATAAGCCGCCAGATGCAGCACTACGTAAGTAAAGCACCACAAGCCCAACTGCCGGCGTACAGCTATCCACCCCGCCCAGCCGCTGAGCTTCTGCAACGGCGTCATTCCAAGGGTGATCAGCAAAAGGACCAACGCCCCCAGGCCCAGCCGATCCACCAGCACTTTGCCCGGATCAGGCCCGAGAACAGAGCTCCACGCCTCATATAGCCAGAATAGCTGCCACACGGCCACTGCGATAAAAACGCCG
Proteins encoded in this region:
- the recC gene encoding exodeoxyribonuclease V subunit gamma, yielding MPDATSLSAGFMVVHGNRLDELRSLVVSWMRRYPLAPLENEIALVQSNGIAQWLKLALAEDPEDDDMGGCGIAAAIDVQLPGSFMWQLYRMVLGRDEIPLKSLLDKAPLTWRLMRLLPELIDQPYFEPLQRFLTHDTDLRKRYQLAERLADLFDQYQVYRADWLEDWAAGSHQLRNGRGESKPLDPANCWQAELWRALLLDVGAEGMAESRAGVHQRFIERINTLETAPPGLPSRVIVFGISSLPAQALEALAGLARFSQVLLCVHNPCRHHWSDIVADKDLLRNEYKRQARKAGMPLTIDPQTLHQHAHPLLAAWGKQGRDYISLLDSYDDPNSYRAAFRDGRIDLFSDSEPTTLLNQLQDDILELRPLNETRERWPAVDLERDTSIRFHVAHSAQREVEILHDQLLQRFSADPALRPRDIIVMVPDVDSYAPHIRAVFGQLERNDPRFIPFTLTDQGQRGRDPLLIAVEHLLKLPDSRFPVSEILDLLDVPALRERFAIKERDLPTLHRWIEGAGIRWGLDAQQRAGLGLPQELEQNSWRFGLRRMLLGYAVGSGASCEGIEPYDEIGGLDAALIGPLVALLDALNDAHKTLSESATPQVWGERLQRLMQLFFLPSSEHDDYLLGQLEQLRETWLETCESVGLQDELPLTVVREAWLAGLDQGRLSQRFLAGAVNFCTLMPMRAIPFKLVCLLGMNDGDYPRAQPPLDFDLMGSDYRPGDRSRREDDRYLLLEALLSARDQLYISWVGRSIRDNSERPASVLIGQLRDHLASGWHHAHSAEPLLEAMTQEHPLQPFSARYFHEGDALFSYAREWQLLHEASDVEAKAEQLPEHHQEEPLSLGQLQDFLRNPVKHFFSQRLKVFFEAAEVPLADEEPFVLDALQRYSLSDSLLNAALAEPDHPDQALNAQALRLQGSGLLPMVGFGECLRNELIEPLPDLLQRYQQLLALWPTPHTGAEPISFEHQGIQLEGWISGLHRRSDGGLLSVTTIPNSIGSIKTRKWHRLIRPWVNHVVACACGLSLSTGLVASDDTLLLAPLEKSTAQDILRKLLQAWHRGMQQPLPVAVKTAFAWLGQTDPAKADAAASKAYEGDGVNTDGERRESPALTRQFPDYATLIASAEFEGCCETLYRPLMNAAWRSLTSEEASA
- the msrQ gene encoding protein-methionine-sulfoxide reductase heme-binding subunit MsrQ, coding for MRYPIWRLGVFIAVAVWQLFWLYEAWSSVLGPDPGKVLVDRLGLGALVLLLITLGMTPLQKLSGWAGWIAVRRQLGLWCFTYVVLHLAAYCVFVLGLDWSQLGVELRKRPYIIVGALGFLSLLVLAVTSNRYSQRRLGSRWKKLHRLVYVILGLGLLHMLWIVRADLKEWAVYASIGVLLLALRIPPVMRRIPRLIAKKAPSATKA